From Amphiura filiformis chromosome 20, Afil_fr2py, whole genome shotgun sequence, a single genomic window includes:
- the LOC140141889 gene encoding cytochrome P450 2J4-like, whose amino-acid sequence MAVIEALISALDLTTGLIALLALFAVLFWIQTPPNLPPGPNGWPFLGCFPNLAWIKFRTGLEIHEVFKQFGDGYGDVCSLYLGRRLVVLLNSNRAIKEAFQNPGLQDRPQSAVLDDVVIARGVAQASGDSWKQQRRFTQNTFRSFGVGKSSFEDQILTESEALLDQITTNNGEAFDVRHDLGNASANVICSTVFGKRYNYKDTKFRKF is encoded by the exons ATGGCCGTTATTGAAGCATTGATCAGTGCATTGGATTTAACAACCGGGCTTATAGCTTTATTAGCCTTATTTGCAGTATTATTTTGGATTCAAACGCCACCGAATCTTCCACCGGGACCGAATGGTTGGCCATTCCTAGGTTGTTTCCCGAATCTGGCCTGGATTAAATTCAGAACTGGATTAGAAATTCACGAAGTGTTCAAGCAATTTGGAGATGGTTACGGCGATGTGTGTAGTTTGTACTTGGGACGGCGATTAGTCGTGTTACTTAATAGTAACCGGGCTATTAAAGAGGCGTTTCAGAACCCTGGACTACAAGACAGACCTCAGAGTGCAGTACTAGATGACGTAGTCATCGCCAGAG GTGTTGCACAAGCTAGCGGTGATTCATGGAAGCAACAGAGACGTTTCACTCAAAACACTTTCAGAAGTTTTGGTGTTGGTAAATCGAGTTTTGAAGATCAAATTCTAACCGAATCAGAGGCGCTTCTGGACCAGATAACCACAAACAACGGCGAAGCATTTGACGTCCGTCATGACTTGGGTAACGCAAGTGCCAATGTCATCTGTTCAACTGTTTTCGGCAAACGTTACAACTATAAAGACACCAAGTTCAGGAAGTTTTAG